The following DNA comes from Streptomyces sp. Ag109_O5-10.
TCTTCACCCGCTCCTCGGAGATCGCGAGCAGCGGCCGGACGTACGCGTCGAGCTTGTCCTTCGGGCAGTGGTCCGTGTGCAGCGCGACGTTCACCGGGTACTTCTCGGCGACGACGTGCGCGAACTCGGCGAGCGCCACCGCACCGGTGACCATGTCCTTCTTGTACTGGCCGCCCAGGAACTCGGCCCCACCCGTGGAGATCTGGACGATGCCGTCGCTCTCCGCCTCCGCGAAGCCGCGCAGCGCCGCGTGCAGGGTCTGACTTGAGGTGACGTTGATGGCCGGGTAGGCGAACTTGCCTGCCTTCGCCCGGTCGAGCATCTCGTTGTAGACCTCGGGGGTTGCGATGGGCATCTGTCCGCTCCTTGAGTGTGCGGGTCGGCGTACTGCTGGTTTCCTACGGCCCTGACCTAGACCTTGGGGGCGACGTCATCGTCGTCCCCATCTTTCCAGACATGAACCGATGCTCCACGCGCCGGTCAAATCCGGGTCAATCCCAGTCGTCAACCCGCTGTTCAGTCCAGTCCCAGTTCATCCTTCGAGAAGGCGAACAGGTACGGCACCCCGGCGCCCTCCTGGATCTTCTCGGCGGCGCCGGTGGCGCGGTCCACGATGGTGGCGACGGCGACGACCTCGGCGCCGGCCTCGCGCACGGCCTCCACGGCGGTGAGCGGGGAGCCGCCGGTGGTGGAGGTGTCCTCGACGACCAGGACGCGGCGGCCCCTGATCTCCGGGCCCTCGACACGGCGCTGCATGCCGTGCGCCTTCGCCGCCTTGCGGACGACGAAGGCGTCGAGCCGCTCTCCGCGGGCGGCGGCCGCGTGCAGCATGGCGCCGGCCACCGGGTCGGCGCCCATGGTGAGCCCGCCGACGGCGTCGTACTCCAGGTCGGCGGTCAGGTCCAGCAGCACCTGGCCGACCAGCGGGGCGGCCTCGCCGTCGAGGGTGACGCGGCGGAGGTCGACGTAGTAGTCGGCCTCCAGCCCCGACGACAGGGTCACCCTGCCGTGCACCACGGCCTTGTCCTTGATCTGTTGCAGCAGCTCAGCACGTACGTCGCTCATGCCGACCAGCTTAGAGGCGCGTCCACGTCCAGGTGGTCGTGGCTTCCAGCGGCTCCAGGGGCGTGACGAGCCGGGGCAGCGTGTTCAGCCCGTTGGGCGGCCCGGTCTGCGGCTCCACGCAGACGGCCTCCGCCTGCTCGTCGTAGACGACCACCCACTGCTCGCGGCTGGCGACCTTCAGCTCCAGCTGCCCCGGCCAGGTGAGGGTGACGTCGACGCCGTCGGGCATGCCGAAACAGTCGTCCCAGGGGCCGGGCTTCGGGTCGATGCGGTTGCCGGTGGGCAGGTGGTCCGCGCCGCGCTCCTCCTGCCAGGCGGGGGCGAAGTCCACCTGGACGTCCTGGCCGCCGAGGTTCCGGTTGAACCAGGGGTGCCAGCCGATCTGCGCCGGGAAGGAGTCGTCGTACGTCTCCACCGACATCGTCAGCGTCAGGGAGTCCTCGGCGAGTTGCACGACGTGGGTGACGCGGGCGGGGTGCGGCCAGGGGGCGCCGAGTTCGCGCGTGATGACCGCCTCGGCCGCCGAGACGCGCGCGGTGCGCCAGGCGCCGTCGCGAGCGGTGCCGTGGATGGCGTGCGGCGGGGAGTTGAGGGGCATCTGGACGAGGGTGGCGCCGTCGAGGAAACGGCCGTCCCGGATCCGGCCGCACCAGGGAACCATCGGGAAGCAGCCGAAACGGTCGCCCTGCCGGAGGAGTTCGAGGGACCCGACCTCGAGTCCGGCGATCCGGCCGCCGTTGCCGGGGTGCAGGTGCAGGGTGGCGTCGCCTGCGGTCAGCGTGATGTCTTCGTTACTCACGGGACGAGAGTAGTGGGGAGGCCGTGGCGCGCCGGGTTTCGGGTGCGGGTGGGTGGGGGTCAGGGTTCGGCTGCGGGTGGGTGGGGGTCAGGGTTCGGCTGCGGGTGGGTGGGGGCCGGGGTTCGGCTGCGGGCCGGTGGGGGCCGAGGTTCGGCTGCGGGCCGGTGGGGGCCGAGGTTCGGCTGCGGGCCGGTGGGGGCCGAGGTTCGGCTGCGGGCCGGTGGGGGCTGGTCGCGCAGTTCCCCGCGCCCCTTACGGGGGCACTGCCCAGCCGCGTCCTGGATACACGGCTGCCGGCAGGCGGTTCAGCTGCGGGCCGGTGGGGGCTGATCGCGCAGTTCCCCGCGCCCCTTACGGGGCACTGCCCGCGTCCGGCATACACGGCTGCGGATCGGTGGAGGGCTGGTCGCGCAGTTGCCCGGGCCCCTTTCGGGGGACTGCCCAGCCGCGTCTTGGATACGTAGCTGCGGGCAGGCGTGCCGCAGGGCGGCACGGGTGGGCGCGGGGGCACCCGGTTGGCGCCGGTGAGCGTCCCCGCCTCGGCGCCGGCCTGGTCAGCGGCGCCTGCGCAACGCCCTCGTCACCACGATCGCCGACGCGAGTGCCAGTGCCGCCGCGGGTGCGGCCCAGCGCAGGGCCGACGCCCCGGCCACCGTCTGCGGCGCCGGGACCGGCGCGTACCGCCCCCTCGGCGGCGCGTGGTCCACCTCCTCCGCACTGCGGCCGATCATCGTCCGACGCGCGTGTGCCGCTTCGGCGAAGATCTCGGGCAGCGGCTCCACGACCGGCTCGCTCACCGGCTCCTCCACCACTGCGCGCTCCGGCTCCGGCTCCGGTGCCAGGGACGGCGGCGGGACCTCCGTCTCGAAGACCGAGGACGGTTCGGCGGCGGGCGCCTCCCCCAGCCCCTCCGCGAAACGGCTCAGCAGCCTCGTCCCCGCCGCCCGCACCGCCTCCACGGGCAGCTCCGCGACCCGCCCGTCGGCGGTGGCCGTACCGGTCACCGTGACCGTGCAGCCCTCGCCCGTCTCCGCGAGGCGGAAGGTCAGCGCCAGCTTCACCGTGCCGGCGCCGCGGGCCTCGGCGGCGTCACCGTCGACCGCGTACGAACCGTCGTCGTGGGGGCTCACCCGCAGGGAGCCCCGGTAGGTGATCGAGTGGCTGCCGATGCGGACCTTGAGGCGGCCGCTGCCGGGGTCGGCGCCCGCGTCCTGCTGGAGGCCGGGGACCGCCCGGGCGACCCGCGCGGGGTCGGCCAGCGCCTCCCTGAGCCGCGAGGCCGGGGCCGGGACGTACACCTGGTGCTCCATGCCGACTGAGCCTACCCACGAGTCGGTCCAACACACCCTCCCCGGCGCCCGGCACGCTGCGAGCCTCCTTGACCCGCGGGCCCGTTCAGTACCGCGGGTGCACCAGCGTGGACGCCGGCGGCAGCCCGGCCGCCGGTGTCATCAGGGCGTCCCGCTCCAGTCCCTCTTCCGTGAGTGTCCGCGGCCGCGGCCCGTCGGCCGGGAGGCGCAGCGGCGGCGCGCGGCGCCCGGCGGTCGCGAGGATGAAGCCCCAGTCGTGCGGGGCCCTGGACTCGCCGGCCGAGCGGTCGGGGCCCGGAGGGAACCCGGCGTCCTGGCCGAGGACCCGGTAGGGGGTGGCGGCGAGGCCCGCCGCCCGCAGGGTCGCGGCGACCGTCCAGAACGCGTGCGGGCGGGCCTGGACCGGTCCGGCGTGCACGACGAGGCGGCCGCCGGGGGCGAGCGCGCGGCGGATCAGGCCGTAGAACTCCTCGGAGTACAGCTTGGTGCTGGCGGTGATGCCGGGGTCGGGCAGGTCGGCGATGACGACGTCGTAACCGGAGGAGCCGGAGGAGCCGGAGGAACCGGAGCGGGGTGACTCGCGCAGCCAGTGGAAGGCGTCGGCGGTGAACACGTGGACGTGCGGGTCGTCGTAGGCGTGGCCGTTGAGCGCGGACAGGGCGGGGTCGTGGCGGGCGAGGCGGACCAGGCCCGCGTCGAGTTCGACGATGTCGACGCGGTCGACGCCCCGGTGGCGCAGCACCTCGCGCGCGGCCATGCCGTCACCGCCGCCGAGGATCAGCACGTGCGCGTGCGGGCCGGTCATCGCGGGGCGGACGAGGGCTTCGTGGTACCGGCGTTCGTCGCGGCCGCCGACCCGCAGCCGGCCGTCGAGGAAGAGGTCGAGAGGGCGGCCGTGGGTGCCGCCGGTGAGGACGATCTCCTGGACGTCCGTCTGGAGGGCGACGCGGACGTCGGCGCCGTAGACGGCGTGCCGTGCGGCGCGTTCGAAGTCGCCGACGAGGACGGCGGCGGCGGCGAGGAGGCCGAGGACGGTGACGTTCGCGACGAGGAGGGTCCAGCGGGTCCGGCGGGACAGGTCGCGGCGGAACAGGCCGAGGACCAGGGCGCCCCCGGCGACGACGTTGACGGTGCCGGTGAGCAGGGTGCCCGTCAACTGGCCGAGGAAGGGCAGCAGCAGGAACGGGAAGGCGAGGCCGCCGACCAGCGCGCCCACGTAGTCGGCCGCGAACAGGTCGGCGACCGCGCCGCCCGCGTCCTGGCGGCGGATGCGCTGGATGAGCTCCATCAGCAGCGGCACCTCGGCGCCGATGAGCAGTCCGATGGCGAGGGAGAAGGCGACCAGGAGGCAGCGCGGCCCGGCGGCCCACAGGCCGCCCCAGCCGCCGGTCCAGGCGAAGACGGCGTACAGCGCCATGGCGCTGCAGCCGCCGACCAGCGCCAGCGCGGCCTCCACCGCGGCGAACCCCGCCGCCGCGTGCCAGCGCAGCCGTTTCGCGGCGAGGGAGCCGACGCCCATCGCGAAGACCATCACGGACAGCACGACGGATGCCTGGGTGACCGAGTCGCCGATCAGGTACGAGGCGAGGGCGACCAGTTCGAGTTCGTACACCAGTCCGCAGGCCGCGCAGACGAACACGCACGCCAGGACCAGGAAGCGGCCCGTCCCCGGCCGCACGGGCAGCGGCGCGAGGGCGCCCCAGGGCGGCGGTGTGCCGGGCGGGGCGGGTGCGTGCGGATCGATCACTCTGCGACGTTACGTCACTCGCTCGGTACGCTTCGTCACCCACACGTGTGGAACTCCGGACCCTTTGACGCCCCGCTGGTTTATGTCATCCGGCGACCGGTTGGGGCACCGGGACCCGTACGCCGACCCGGGTCCGGGTCGCGACCAGCTGGCCGTCCTGCGGGTACGCGTGCCAGGTCCGCCAGTGCACCTGACCCTCGTGGCGCTGGGCCAGCATCGCCGTGAACGCGTGCGGGCTGCCCGGGAAGACCCCGGCGAGGCCGTGCGGATGCTCGGAGACGAGGGCCAGCAACTCCTGGGCGCGGCCCGCGAAGGAGCCCGGTGACAGCACCTCGACGCGGGCCGCGAACTCGTACTCCCAGTTGCCGTTGCGCTTGGCGACCCCGAGTGGCAGGGGGGTGCTGGACCCCGGGATGCACGCCACCGTCTCCGAACAGCCGCCGCACTCCTCCTCCAGGAGCACCTGGTGGGACGCGCCGAGCAGTCTCAACTGCAGCTTCGCCCCGGTCAGTTCCAGGTCGAGGGTGGCCAGGGCGGGCAGCGGCTCGCGCCCCAGGGCCCAGGCGAGGTCGGCCGCGCGCGTATCGGTGTAGGTGGTGTTCAGGGTCGTGAGCATGGATCGGCTCCGCTAACACGCAAAAGGGGAGGAGTGTGGTCCGGTGCACCTCGGTCGACACCGGGAGATCGGCCCGGCCGGCCCAGCCGGGGGAGGGTGTCGTCAGGACGTCCGAGGTGCTGCTTTGGTGATTTAGAGGGAATCATGAACTGTGGCGCTCCCACAGCGTTTTTACCCAACTTCGTGGGGTTTCCATCCCTCAGAGGGCTCCACAGCTCAACTGTTCAACCAAGTCGTGCGCCCCACTCCTTCCGGCGCACGCCGGGGCGCCCGGCGAGAGCTCCCCCGCTCCACGCCCGGACGCCCCGGTTCCGCGCCGCCCGCGACGGCTCAGCTGCCCCCGCCGCAGCCGCCCCCGCCACCGCAGGACGACCCGCCCCCGCCGCAGGACGACCCGCCGCCGCACGAGGAGTGCCCGCCGCCGCAGGAGTGGCCACCCCCGTGATGACCCCCGTGCGAGGACGACGACCCCGAGTCCCCGGCCCACCAACTGCCGGAGCTGTCGTAGGAGGAGGAGCCGCCCCCGCGGTACGCCCCCTTGCCCCCGCCGCCCCTGCGGACCGCCGACGCGACGATCGCCAGGCAGATGACCGCGGCCACCACCACGATGAAGACGGTGCCCATGGCGTCACCTTCTTTCCGCTCCCCCGAGAGCGACCCCCCGTGGGCGCCCCGGCCGCCGCGAGACCGCGGCGTGAACTGGGGATGCCCGCCCGCCACGGCGGCCAAAGCGGAGTTGAGGAACTCCAGAGCTTGGGCGCAGGATGACCGGCATGACCTCCAGCGAACGCCCGCTCCTGAACCGCCGGCTGGCCGAGTTCGGCACCACGATCTTCGCCGAGATGTCCGCCCTCGCGCTGCGCACCGGCTCCATCAACCTGGGGCAGGGTTTCCCGGACACCGACGGCCCCGAAGAGGTCAGGGAGGCCGCCGTGCGGGCGCTGCGCGCGGGGCACGGCAACCAGTACCCGCCGGGGCCGGGCGTCCCCGAGCTGCGCACCGCGATCGCCGCGCACCAGCGGCGCCGGTACGGCCTGTCGTACGACCCGGACGGCGAGGTGCTGGTCACCGCCGGTGCCACCGAGGCCATCGCGGCCGCCCTGCTGGCCCTGGTGGAGCCCGGGGACGAGGTGATCGCCCTGGAGCCGTACTACGACTCCTACGCGGCGAGCATCGCGATGGCGGGCGGCACCCGGGTCCCGGTCACCCTGCGCCCGGACGCCGGCGCCTTCCGCCTCGACCTCGACGAGCTGCGCGCCGCCGTCACCCCGCGCACCCGGCTGCTCCTGGTCAACACCCCGCACAACCCGACCGGCACGGTCCTCACCCGCGCCGAGCTGACCGCGGTCGCCGAGCTGGCGGTGGAGCGGGACCTGCTGGTGGTGACCGACGAGGTGTACGAGCACCTGGTCTACGACGAGGCCGAACACGTCCCCCTCGCCACCCTCCCCGGCATGCGCGGGCGCACGGTCACCATCGGCTCGGCCGGCAAGACCTTCTCCTTCACCGGCTGGAAGGTCGGCTGGGTGACCGCGACGCCGGAACTGGTCACGGCGGTGCGCTCGGCCAAGCAGTTCCTGACGTACGTCGCCTCCGGGCCCTTCCAGTACGCCGTGGCCGAGGGACTGCGTCTGCCCGACTCATACTTCGCGGACTTCCGCGCGGACATGCTGGCCAAGCGGGACCTGCTCGCGGGCGGCCTGGAGCGGGCGGGCTTCAAGGTCTTCCGCCCTGCCGGTACGTACTTCATCACCACCGACATCCGGCCCCTCGGTGAGAGCGACGGTCTCACCTTCTGCCGTGCACTGCCGGAGCGCTGCGGGGTGGTCGCGATCCCCAACGCGGTCTTCTACGACCACCGCGAGCAGGGTGCGCCATTCGTACGGTTCGCCTTCTGCAAGCGCACGGGAGTGCTGGAGGAGGCCGCCACCCGGCTCAAGACGCTGGCCGGGTGACAGCCGACAGCCGTACCGGCGAGGGTCCCGGCCTGACTCACGCCGCAGCGCGTAGATGTCGCAGGCCGTAGAGCGGCGCGGTGGATGGACGAGCGCGACCGCTGACGCGGAGTTTGCACGACCGGGTGGAGCGACCGCCGGTCCACCGACCTCGCCGGCCTCCCTCGGCGGGGCCTGCCGCGCGGCACGCGAGCGGGTGCGTGAACACGGTTCCGGCTGGGTCACGGCCGACGGCCCGCTCGGCTCCGCCGTCCCGACGGCGGAGCAGTACCCGACGTACGTCGGCGCCGGCCTCCGCCGAAGCGCGACCTGCTCGGCAACGGCCTGCGGGCAGCCGGGTTCGAGGTCGGCCGGCCCCGTGGCGCGTTTTTCGTCACCACTCAGAAGATCCCCTTGTACCCCCGCCATCCGGTGGCGATCTTCGTGCGGGCGCCGAACACCCCCTTGCCGTTGCCGTTGTTGCGCCACAGGTTGCCGGAGGTGTCGCGGGACAGGAGGTCGGCATTGCCGTCGCCGGTGAGGTCGCCGGCGCCGATGACGGTGTCGTACGAGCCGCCCCAGGAGGAGGACAGCTTCACGCGTGCGGAGAAGGTGCCCTTGCCCGTGCCGAGGTAGCGGTACAGGTTGTTGGACTTGTCCTGGGCGACCAGGTCGCCGATGCCGTCGC
Coding sequences within:
- a CDS encoding aldose epimerase; its protein translation is MSNEDITLTAGDATLHLHPGNGGRIAGLEVGSLELLRQGDRFGCFPMVPWCGRIRDGRFLDGATLVQMPLNSPPHAIHGTARDGAWRTARVSAAEAVITRELGAPWPHPARVTHVVQLAEDSLTLTMSVETYDDSFPAQIGWHPWFNRNLGGQDVQVDFAPAWQEERGADHLPTGNRIDPKPGPWDDCFGMPDGVDVTLTWPGQLELKVASREQWVVVYDEQAEAVCVEPQTGPPNGLNTLPRLVTPLEPLEATTTWTWTRL
- a CDS encoding SRPBCC family protein, yielding MEHQVYVPAPASRLREALADPARVARAVPGLQQDAGADPGSGRLKVRIGSHSITYRGSLRVSPHDDGSYAVDGDAAEARGAGTVKLALTFRLAETGEGCTVTVTGTATADGRVAELPVEAVRAAGTRLLSRFAEGLGEAPAAEPSSVFETEVPPPSLAPEPEPERAVVEEPVSEPVVEPLPEIFAEAAHARRTMIGRSAEEVDHAPPRGRYAPVPAPQTVAGASALRWAAPAAALALASAIVVTRALRRRR
- a CDS encoding polyamine aminopropyltransferase: MIDPHAPAPPGTPPPWGALAPLPVRPGTGRFLVLACVFVCAACGLVYELELVALASYLIGDSVTQASVVLSVMVFAMGVGSLAAKRLRWHAAAGFAAVEAALALVGGCSAMALYAVFAWTGGWGGLWAAGPRCLLVAFSLAIGLLIGAEVPLLMELIQRIRRQDAGGAVADLFAADYVGALVGGLAFPFLLLPFLGQLTGTLLTGTVNVVAGGALVLGLFRRDLSRRTRWTLLVANVTVLGLLAAAAVLVGDFERAARHAVYGADVRVALQTDVQEIVLTGGTHGRPLDLFLDGRLRVGGRDERRYHEALVRPAMTGPHAHVLILGGGDGMAAREVLRHRGVDRVDIVELDAGLVRLARHDPALSALNGHAYDDPHVHVFTADAFHWLRESPRSGSSGSSGSSGYDVVIADLPDPGITASTKLYSEEFYGLIRRALAPGGRLVVHAGPVQARPHAFWTVAATLRAAGLAATPYRVLGQDAGFPPGPDRSAGESRAPHDWGFILATAGRRAPPLRLPADGPRPRTLTEEGLERDALMTPAAGLPPASTLVHPRY
- a CDS encoding pyridoxal phosphate-dependent aminotransferase, yielding MTGMTSSERPLLNRRLAEFGTTIFAEMSALALRTGSINLGQGFPDTDGPEEVREAAVRALRAGHGNQYPPGPGVPELRTAIAAHQRRRYGLSYDPDGEVLVTAGATEAIAAALLALVEPGDEVIALEPYYDSYAASIAMAGGTRVPVTLRPDAGAFRLDLDELRAAVTPRTRLLLVNTPHNPTGTVLTRAELTAVAELAVERDLLVVTDEVYEHLVYDEAEHVPLATLPGMRGRTVTIGSAGKTFSFTGWKVGWVTATPELVTAVRSAKQFLTYVASGPFQYAVAEGLRLPDSYFADFRADMLAKRDLLAGGLERAGFKVFRPAGTYFITTDIRPLGESDGLTFCRALPERCGVVAIPNAVFYDHREQGAPFVRFAFCKRTGVLEEAATRLKTLAG
- the pyrE gene encoding orotate phosphoribosyltransferase; protein product: MSDVRAELLQQIKDKAVVHGRVTLSSGLEADYYVDLRRVTLDGEAAPLVGQVLLDLTADLEYDAVGGLTMGADPVAGAMLHAAAARGERLDAFVVRKAAKAHGMQRRVEGPEIRGRRVLVVEDTSTTGGSPLTAVEAVREAGAEVVAVATIVDRATGAAEKIQEGAGVPYLFAFSKDELGLD
- a CDS encoding DUF2617 family protein, with amino-acid sequence MLTTLNTTYTDTRAADLAWALGREPLPALATLDLELTGAKLQLRLLGASHQVLLEEECGGCSETVACIPGSSTPLPLGVAKRNGNWEYEFAARVEVLSPGSFAGRAQELLALVSEHPHGLAGVFPGSPHAFTAMLAQRHEGQVHWRTWHAYPQDGQLVATRTRVGVRVPVPQPVAG